The following proteins are co-located in the Polystyrenella longa genome:
- a CDS encoding pilus assembly protein TadG-related protein gives MIQYSRQTKARPETRKGSILPLTAFFIVILMMITALVVDIGMIAVTSGRLQTAADAAALSAAQTVANEMKYVDGSHHDNYQATECAIKICQLHAGADMHQHLRLLPTDIIYSRSSDRLDSPLNVVQATVRRDDMANGSIPMAFSPVIGIKQTNLERTAKAGFFPAGGIGAGAKILPIAVDATIWTAMRLGNDITNKVLPYDAGEYLHSVTPGKLTSLLKGRQRLLDKLGVPFDLNGNPLMIMDRRCWHPDSQTVTDGPDMLWEGLFLPHQFEQTKLFGSILKPLTRIQYIPGNMVVLNLSSQENWKLGAGLGTLERQIVTGLDFNDVAGVNEMNGKNSEYLSTPFVAQGMYQLPGALEDELRDSIGKPRIIFLYATIPGVLTTVGDLLQFPSKFVIVGWVGGVITDVEFDALVHYVKIQPAPYFDFSLKRATGEESNDFSSGVFAGPHLIE, from the coding sequence ATGATTCAATATTCCCGTCAGACTAAAGCCAGGCCAGAAACCCGAAAAGGAAGTATCCTTCCTCTGACAGCATTCTTCATCGTGATCTTGATGATGATCACGGCTCTGGTGGTGGACATCGGGATGATCGCCGTTACCAGTGGTCGCCTCCAAACGGCCGCCGATGCAGCGGCATTATCTGCCGCACAAACAGTTGCAAATGAAATGAAATACGTGGATGGGTCTCACCACGACAATTATCAAGCAACGGAATGTGCTATCAAAATCTGTCAACTACATGCTGGGGCAGACATGCATCAGCATCTCAGATTGCTACCCACGGACATCATTTACTCAAGATCGTCCGACAGGCTTGACTCCCCCCTCAACGTCGTACAAGCAACCGTCCGTCGCGACGACATGGCGAATGGTTCGATACCGATGGCCTTTTCCCCTGTCATCGGAATAAAGCAGACGAACTTAGAGCGAACCGCGAAAGCAGGATTTTTCCCGGCGGGAGGAATAGGGGCAGGGGCTAAGATTCTGCCCATCGCCGTCGACGCCACGATCTGGACTGCGATGCGTCTGGGCAATGACATCACCAATAAAGTCTTACCTTATGACGCCGGCGAATACTTGCACTCCGTCACACCCGGAAAATTAACATCATTGCTGAAGGGACGGCAACGATTGTTAGACAAACTGGGGGTCCCCTTCGATCTTAATGGCAATCCGTTGATGATTATGGACCGGCGATGCTGGCACCCGGACAGTCAAACCGTAACTGATGGTCCCGATATGTTGTGGGAAGGATTATTCCTGCCTCATCAATTCGAACAAACAAAATTATTCGGTTCCATTCTCAAACCGTTGACGCGAATCCAATACATTCCTGGGAACATGGTTGTACTTAATCTGAGCAGTCAGGAAAACTGGAAGCTGGGCGCCGGACTCGGCACACTGGAACGACAAATCGTTACGGGACTCGACTTCAATGATGTAGCGGGCGTCAACGAAATGAATGGAAAGAACTCAGAATATTTATCGACGCCGTTCGTCGCGCAGGGAATGTACCAATTACCGGGCGCCTTGGAAGATGAATTACGAGACTCAATTGGTAAACCACGAATCATTTTTTTATACGCAACGATTCCTGGTGTTCTTACTACAGTTGGGGACTTACTGCAATTTCCAAGTAAGTTTGTCATCGTCGGATGGGTCGGTGGTGTGATCACGGATGTGGAATTCGACGCGCTCGTGCATTACGTCAAAATCCAACCCGCTCCCTATTTCGATTTCTCCCTGAAGCGGGCAACCGGCGAAGAAAGCAACGATTTCTCCAGCGGCGTCTTCGCGGGACCTCATCTGATTGAATAA
- a CDS encoding RraA family protein, whose amino-acid sequence MSSSESPRLPDLERLRSFDTPTVCNAIELFEFRSPAEGYMDRRIASCFPELPPMVGYAATATFRSSVPASPEQVAAGFSFQQLESFSELPGPAIVVIEDLDDPPAGATFGDGMCLTYHTFGAVGLVTSGAARDIDNVRALKFPCFSNGVMSGHGHCHFEAVSVPVKVGGMTIHQGDLLHGDCNGIVTIPMEIAAEIPYACEKYLEYESIVLDRLRQGHSDLSGHKTALIEMQRLLAELKIELKRRVGL is encoded by the coding sequence ATGTCGTCTTCTGAATCCCCTCGATTGCCGGATTTGGAACGGTTGAGATCTTTCGACACGCCCACCGTTTGTAATGCGATTGAATTGTTCGAGTTCCGGTCACCGGCTGAAGGATATATGGATCGCCGGATCGCATCCTGTTTTCCCGAATTGCCCCCCATGGTGGGCTATGCCGCCACGGCCACGTTTAGATCTTCGGTACCCGCCAGCCCTGAGCAAGTCGCTGCTGGATTCTCTTTTCAGCAATTGGAGTCATTTTCTGAATTACCCGGGCCGGCTATCGTGGTCATTGAAGACTTGGACGATCCTCCCGCCGGAGCGACTTTTGGGGACGGGATGTGTTTGACCTATCATACCTTTGGGGCAGTCGGGCTGGTGACTTCGGGAGCCGCCCGCGATATCGACAATGTGCGCGCACTGAAATTCCCCTGTTTTAGTAACGGCGTCATGAGTGGCCACGGACATTGTCATTTCGAAGCAGTCTCGGTCCCGGTCAAGGTCGGTGGAATGACGATTCATCAGGGTGACCTTCTCCACGGAGACTGTAACGGCATCGTCACCATTCCAATGGAGATCGCCGCCGAGATCCCTTATGCCTGCGAAAAATATCTCGAATACGAATCCATCGTTCTGGATCGACTCCGCCAGGGACATTCTGACCTATCGGGCCACAAGACTGCACTCATAGAAATGCAACGATTGCTGGCCGAACTCAAGATTGAACTGAAACGACGGGTTGGGTTGTAA
- a CDS encoding sulfatase-like hydrolase/transferase has protein sequence MLNKLIAVLFLCSYLALSGQDSLIANELPTDGSVLPFPAPEMESITKPRLQDSKMKWPDQPQHLPEDAPNVLIILLDDVGFGIADTFGGEVSTPSLTRLANEGIRYNTFHTTSICSPTRAALLTGRNHTRVGSGTIAERAVAFDGYTGTIPKSAATIAETLKEYGYHTSAFGKWHNTPATETTMIGPKNRWPNGYGFEHFYGFLGGETSQWEPRLTENYTHIEPPEDPNYHLTEDLVNQSLKWLDDQQAYAPDKPFLMYWAPGGVHGPHHVFSEWSKKYKGKFDGGWDAYRERVHQRQIEMGIIPAGTKLTPRDETLESWDSIPEEQRAFQTRLMEIFAGYVEHTDHQVGRLVEGLEERGIRENTLIFYIFGDNGSSAEGQRGSVSELLAQNNIPTTVDQQIAALDRIGGLDALGTPKTDNMYHAGWAWAGSTPFKGTKLMGSHFGGTRNPMVISWPKRIKPDKATRSQFHHVIDIAPTIYDVLDITPPKVVHGHDQIPLDGVSLAYTFDQADEPTHKDVQFFDNNGSRAIYKDGWFACVFGPFIPWNTPASAPRIKSWDSATDDWELYKLDEDFSQSNDLAKQNPEKLKELKQEFLKLAAENEDFPIGAGLWLRIHPEDIRKTPYTEWTFTQNTRRMPEFTAPGLGRESNVVKIDVELKEKSNGVLYAVGGAGGGLSVYMEEGYLVYEYNLLIVDHYEVRSQKPLKAGKHTIEVITEIAGPGKPGTVTMQVDGKDVAQVKLPYTVPLAFTATETFDVGVDLGSPVSLKYFDKKPFEFNGKIQSLNVKLK, from the coding sequence ATGTTGAATAAGCTGATCGCGGTTCTGTTTCTCTGTTCTTATCTGGCCTTATCCGGTCAAGATTCGCTTATAGCCAATGAGCTTCCTACAGATGGCTCTGTGCTTCCTTTTCCAGCTCCGGAGATGGAGAGCATTACCAAGCCCAGGCTTCAGGATTCCAAAATGAAGTGGCCCGATCAGCCGCAGCATCTTCCTGAAGATGCTCCCAATGTTCTCATTATCCTGCTCGATGATGTCGGGTTTGGAATTGCGGATACTTTTGGTGGTGAGGTGAGTACTCCTTCGCTCACGCGTTTGGCGAATGAGGGTATTCGGTATAACACCTTTCACACTACATCTATCTGCTCGCCGACCCGCGCGGCTCTCTTAACGGGTAGAAATCACACAAGAGTCGGTTCGGGAACCATTGCCGAGAGAGCGGTCGCATTCGACGGTTACACAGGTACGATTCCTAAATCGGCAGCGACCATCGCGGAGACCCTGAAAGAGTACGGGTATCACACTTCGGCATTCGGTAAATGGCATAACACTCCCGCGACCGAGACCACCATGATCGGCCCCAAGAACCGCTGGCCAAACGGTTACGGGTTCGAGCACTTCTACGGGTTTCTGGGAGGAGAAACTTCTCAATGGGAACCCCGGCTGACGGAGAACTATACTCATATCGAACCACCGGAAGATCCGAACTATCACCTGACCGAAGACCTGGTTAACCAATCGCTCAAATGGCTCGATGATCAACAAGCGTATGCTCCTGACAAACCTTTCTTAATGTACTGGGCGCCAGGGGGAGTTCATGGACCTCATCACGTCTTTTCTGAGTGGTCAAAAAAGTACAAAGGAAAATTCGACGGCGGTTGGGACGCCTATCGGGAACGTGTTCATCAGCGGCAGATTGAGATGGGGATTATTCCTGCTGGTACCAAGCTGACCCCTCGTGATGAAACGTTAGAGTCCTGGGACAGTATTCCAGAGGAACAACGCGCCTTTCAGACACGACTAATGGAAATCTTTGCAGGATACGTCGAACACACTGACCACCAGGTAGGACGTTTAGTAGAAGGACTTGAAGAACGCGGTATCCGTGAGAATACGTTGATCTTCTATATCTTCGGCGACAACGGATCGAGTGCGGAAGGGCAACGGGGTTCCGTCAGCGAACTCCTGGCACAGAACAATATCCCCACTACAGTTGATCAGCAGATTGCCGCGCTGGATCGCATTGGTGGATTGGATGCCTTGGGAACGCCTAAAACCGACAACATGTATCATGCGGGCTGGGCCTGGGCTGGTAGCACCCCTTTCAAAGGGACTAAATTAATGGGATCGCACTTTGGCGGAACGCGGAACCCCATGGTGATTTCCTGGCCGAAACGGATCAAACCGGACAAAGCGACTCGCTCTCAATTTCATCACGTTATCGATATCGCACCGACGATTTATGACGTGCTTGATATTACACCTCCCAAGGTCGTCCATGGACACGACCAGATTCCCTTGGACGGGGTCAGTCTCGCTTATACCTTCGATCAGGCGGATGAACCGACTCATAAAGACGTACAGTTCTTCGATAACAATGGCAGCCGCGCAATCTACAAAGATGGCTGGTTTGCCTGCGTTTTCGGGCCGTTCATTCCCTGGAATACCCCCGCATCGGCCCCGCGGATAAAAAGCTGGGACTCCGCCACAGATGACTGGGAATTGTACAAGCTCGATGAAGATTTCTCTCAAAGCAATGACCTGGCCAAACAGAACCCGGAGAAGCTGAAGGAATTAAAACAGGAGTTCCTGAAACTTGCCGCAGAGAATGAAGACTTTCCGATCGGAGCGGGGCTCTGGTTGCGAATTCATCCGGAAGACATTCGTAAGACTCCCTATACAGAATGGACCTTTACCCAGAACACACGGCGAATGCCCGAATTCACCGCTCCCGGGTTGGGGCGAGAAAGCAATGTCGTCAAAATCGACGTTGAGTTGAAAGAGAAATCAAACGGAGTCCTGTACGCAGTAGGCGGCGCCGGCGGTGGTTTGTCGGTCTATATGGAAGAGGGCTATCTTGTTTACGAATACAATTTGCTGATTGTTGATCACTACGAAGTCCGCAGCCAGAAGCCGCTGAAGGCTGGAAAGCATACGATCGAAGTCATCACCGAGATAGCAGGTCCCGGCAAGCCAGGTACCGTGACAATGCAGGTTGATGGAAAGGATGTCGCCCAAGTGAAACTTCCCTACACCGTACCATTAGCATTTACTGCCACGGAAACGTTCGACGTAGGGGTCGATCTCGGTTCACCCGTCTCTCTTAAATATTTCGACAAAAAACCATTCGAGTTCAATGGCAAGATCCAAAGCCTCAACGTCAAATTGAAGTAG
- a CDS encoding arylsulfatase — MPLSRLSSTVVSLTTSCVLLLFLSVSYGQSPSLDRSVRTLDNFEPAIPRPEQDKAVTKKMADLQKQTGKKPNILWLVVDDMGYGDPGCFGGGAAIGAATPNIDRLAREGLKLTSCYSQQTCTPTRSAILTGRLPRRTGLTRPILAGDKLTQNPWSDEVSLPSLLNDAGYFTLLTGKWHVGEPTGMRPHDIGFDEYYGYYPAQKEISQRYDARRFPDLVNDPERMRAFEAIAPDDHLIHGFKGGRTEKVSQIQSIEDMGRAEKGLADFTVQRIKELAKKDQPFFIEHCFMKVHCDNFPNPDLGTLSAAKYYYKEAVAEVDLHVGEIVKALDEAGELENTFIFFTSDNGPQMDGWPDAGYTPFRGAKGTTFEGGVRVPGIAYWKGMIKAGRESDDLFDLMDLFGTSLNLAGVSTDTLASDRYYDFIDQTSFLIHDEGASKRDAVYFWWGNQLMSCRMREYKVHVKVVLPESTHMHIDYSTLQDVGLAPWLFNLYIDPKEQSPVGHRRNAWLATVLGKLKTHAATFKKYPPKEVGL; from the coding sequence ATGCCCCTCTCTCGCCTCTCCAGTACAGTGGTCTCACTGACGACCTCTTGTGTGCTGTTGCTTTTTCTCTCTGTATCCTATGGTCAATCCCCTTCGTTAGACCGATCTGTTCGGACGCTCGACAACTTTGAACCTGCGATACCCAGGCCGGAGCAAGATAAGGCAGTCACCAAAAAAATGGCTGATCTGCAAAAGCAGACAGGAAAGAAGCCCAATATTCTGTGGTTGGTTGTTGATGATATGGGTTATGGCGATCCCGGCTGTTTTGGAGGGGGTGCCGCCATTGGAGCGGCGACGCCGAATATCGATCGCCTCGCTCGGGAAGGGCTCAAACTGACCTCCTGTTACTCTCAGCAAACCTGCACACCCACACGATCTGCGATTCTGACCGGTCGTCTTCCTCGCCGGACAGGTTTAACTCGACCCATCCTGGCTGGAGATAAACTGACTCAAAACCCCTGGTCTGATGAGGTCAGTCTTCCGTCGCTGCTGAATGACGCCGGTTACTTTACTCTGCTAACAGGGAAGTGGCACGTCGGCGAACCTACGGGGATGCGTCCTCATGATATTGGTTTCGATGAGTACTACGGGTATTACCCGGCTCAGAAAGAGATTTCTCAACGATATGACGCTCGACGTTTTCCCGATCTGGTAAATGATCCCGAAAGAATGCGGGCATTTGAAGCCATCGCTCCGGACGATCATTTGATTCACGGATTCAAAGGAGGCCGCACCGAGAAAGTAAGCCAGATCCAATCCATTGAAGACATGGGACGGGCGGAGAAAGGACTGGCCGACTTTACTGTCCAGCGAATCAAAGAACTGGCGAAGAAAGACCAACCCTTCTTTATTGAACACTGCTTCATGAAAGTTCATTGCGACAACTTCCCTAACCCGGATCTCGGAACTCTCAGCGCGGCTAAATATTACTACAAGGAAGCCGTTGCCGAAGTCGACCTTCATGTTGGCGAAATCGTTAAAGCTCTCGATGAAGCTGGCGAACTGGAAAACACCTTCATCTTCTTTACCAGTGACAACGGTCCGCAAATGGATGGATGGCCCGACGCTGGTTATACCCCTTTCCGCGGAGCGAAAGGAACCACCTTTGAGGGAGGCGTTCGCGTTCCTGGAATTGCCTATTGGAAAGGCATGATTAAGGCGGGCCGTGAAAGTGACGACCTCTTTGATTTAATGGACCTGTTTGGAACGTCCTTGAACCTGGCCGGCGTCTCAACCGATACTCTGGCAAGCGACCGTTATTACGACTTCATCGATCAAACATCCTTTTTAATTCATGATGAAGGAGCTTCAAAACGGGACGCGGTTTATTTCTGGTGGGGGAATCAATTGATGTCCTGCCGAATGCGTGAATACAAAGTTCATGTGAAAGTAGTTTTGCCAGAATCAACCCATATGCACATCGACTACTCCACATTACAGGACGTCGGACTCGCTCCCTGGTTGTTCAATCTTTATATCGATCCGAAAGAACAATCCCCCGTGGGACACCGGCGAAACGCCTGGCTGGCGACCGTGCTCGGAAAGTTGAAAACCCATGCGGCTACTTTCAAAAAGTATCCGCCTAAAGAAGTTGGCTTATAG
- a CDS encoding TadE family protein: protein MKIINITSRRKTSWIIAHPSRTGAALVEFAIVLPLFLMIVFEIVEFGLIMSCQQLMTTAARDNCRRAVISGSSTESIEKTTREFLSTNITHDEEAITVNISIEREEADNQLENAIPGDIVTVETIIPASKICSVPFSVFSSYTLRGVCSMVHE from the coding sequence ATGAAGATCATAAACATAACCTCACGAAGGAAGACGTCGTGGATCATCGCACATCCCTCTCGCACCGGTGCTGCATTAGTGGAGTTCGCCATCGTCTTACCACTTTTTCTGATGATCGTATTTGAAATTGTCGAATTCGGACTCATCATGTCATGCCAGCAACTTATGACGACCGCGGCCCGGGATAATTGTCGAAGGGCTGTTATCTCTGGCTCTTCCACCGAGAGTATCGAGAAAACAACCCGAGAATTCTTGTCAACAAATATCACGCATGATGAAGAAGCAATCACCGTCAACATTTCAATTGAGCGAGAAGAAGCAGACAACCAACTTGAAAACGCCATCCCGGGGGACATCGTCACTGTGGAGACGATCATCCCAGCCAGCAAGATCTGCTCTGTCCCATTCAGCGTCTTCAGTTCCTATACCTTACGAGGCGTCTGTTCGATGGTGCATGAATAA
- a CDS encoding FadR/GntR family transcriptional regulator, protein MKEKSVIQHTQSSDLAERLRERIQSMQLADGEFFMTEAELADEYDVSRTVAREAVGRLTAIGLLEGRKRKGLVVRRPDPLQLLRMGLPSLLDSEQGIAELAMLRYAIEMGAIDLAIRNSSDAQKQELCDVADRMEAAIHSGQSSKIVELDITFHTVLLKMTGSELIAGMQKVLVSFFESAYKDQKSDGSYGDRMIWEHQELAQAIRDGDSNRARTMMQMQSREWVESPALLK, encoded by the coding sequence ATGAAAGAAAAATCAGTAATTCAACATACTCAATCCAGCGATCTCGCGGAGCGCTTGCGCGAACGCATTCAGTCAATGCAGTTAGCCGATGGCGAATTCTTCATGACTGAAGCTGAACTGGCGGATGAGTACGACGTCTCTCGGACAGTCGCCCGCGAAGCAGTCGGTCGGTTGACGGCGATTGGATTGCTGGAAGGCCGCAAAAGAAAAGGGCTGGTCGTCCGTCGCCCCGATCCACTGCAGTTACTTCGTATGGGATTGCCCTCTCTTCTCGATTCAGAACAGGGGATTGCCGAACTGGCGATGCTGCGTTATGCCATCGAGATGGGGGCGATTGATCTGGCGATTCGCAACTCTTCTGACGCTCAGAAGCAGGAGTTATGTGACGTTGCTGATCGAATGGAAGCCGCTATCCATAGTGGTCAATCCAGTAAGATTGTCGAACTGGATATTACCTTTCATACGGTGCTCTTAAAGATGACCGGTTCGGAACTCATCGCCGGTATGCAGAAAGTACTCGTCAGCTTTTTTGAATCCGCCTATAAGGATCAAAAGTCCGATGGTTCCTATGGCGACCGAATGATCTGGGAACATCAGGAACTTGCTCAGGCGATTCGGGACGGAGACTCGAATCGGGCACGCACCATGATGCAGATGCAATCGAGAGAGTGGGTAGAGTCCCCTGCCTTGCTGAAATAA
- a CDS encoding FG-GAP repeat domain-containing protein: MPVLNVSRFLSFVMFMVVAASLTSYAVSEEKASIQFSEHLIAGDYAYAYGIAAADFDQDGDLDLSSADYTPHNKLYLFENDGKGSFKKHVIQKEDPERLERHLVGDVDNDGDLDIVIVKNLHGHLLWFENSGSPTDGKLWKRHVITTQLPGAYDVALADFNNDGHLDVAGSSWILGNQYAWFENSGDPENGEWKKHLIEGDVRETRTMRAADFDGDGDADLLGTARGIDQTAWYENTQTDEGVTWTKHIIDDKSNCPVHGNPVDMDGDGDLDVVLALGFLYLPGSTDKTDSQNPEDSQVVWYENDNPRGGPWKKHIIKKNFDDAFEATASDLDGDGDVDVVATTWRNPGRVAWFENTGDPKENWKIHLLKEDWRSANQVIVADMNGDGKPDIIACAERGSVEVRWWRNEGRPTK, encoded by the coding sequence ATGCCTGTTCTTAACGTTTCCAGATTCTTGTCTTTCGTGATGTTTATGGTCGTCGCCGCGTCTCTGACATCCTATGCGGTGAGTGAAGAGAAGGCTTCCATTCAGTTTTCGGAGCATTTAATCGCAGGTGACTATGCTTACGCTTATGGAATTGCTGCCGCCGATTTTGATCAGGATGGAGATCTCGATCTCTCCAGTGCCGATTACACACCCCATAACAAACTGTATTTGTTTGAGAATGATGGTAAAGGCTCCTTTAAGAAACATGTGATTCAAAAGGAAGACCCCGAGCGTTTAGAACGACACTTGGTAGGGGATGTCGATAACGATGGTGATCTGGATATCGTCATCGTGAAAAACCTGCATGGCCATCTACTGTGGTTTGAAAACAGTGGCTCCCCAACGGACGGAAAACTTTGGAAGCGGCATGTGATTACCACTCAGCTGCCAGGTGCTTACGATGTCGCACTCGCCGACTTTAACAACGACGGCCATCTCGATGTCGCCGGTTCCAGTTGGATATTGGGTAACCAGTACGCCTGGTTTGAGAATTCAGGAGATCCAGAAAACGGAGAATGGAAGAAGCATCTCATTGAAGGAGACGTGCGAGAAACTCGCACGATGCGAGCTGCCGACTTTGATGGCGATGGCGATGCGGACCTGTTGGGAACGGCCCGCGGTATCGATCAAACGGCTTGGTACGAGAACACCCAAACGGACGAAGGGGTGACTTGGACCAAACACATTATTGACGATAAATCGAATTGTCCCGTCCATGGAAATCCTGTCGATATGGATGGAGACGGCGATCTCGATGTCGTCCTCGCGCTCGGTTTCCTCTACCTTCCCGGTTCCACCGACAAAACTGATTCGCAGAATCCAGAAGACAGTCAGGTTGTCTGGTACGAGAACGACAATCCCCGTGGTGGTCCTTGGAAAAAGCACATCATCAAAAAGAACTTTGACGATGCTTTCGAAGCGACGGCCAGCGATCTGGACGGCGATGGCGACGTCGATGTTGTGGCGACAACCTGGCGAAACCCGGGACGAGTCGCCTGGTTTGAAAATACAGGCGACCCAAAAGAGAACTGGAAAATACACCTGCTTAAAGAAGATTGGCGCAGTGCCAATCAGGTGATCGTCGCGGATATGAATGGTGACGGAAAGCCAGACATCATCGCCTGTGCCGAACGGGGAAGTGTCGAAGTTCGTTGGTGGAGAAACGAAGGACGTCCGACGAAATAA
- a CDS encoding MarC family protein, with translation MTEFYQNAITVFMGFFAIMNPLANTAVFLGLAGNRPSAERAKIAVKALLVAFVIVALFCVIGKALFELFGITLPALKIAGGILVFMIGYQMLHGKKSKMHHPAPNAGAEADYKEEGEEGEGEEDEDIAISPLALPILAGPGTLATAMNFSAGGGFTKITVTIVAFAILCLITLGCFLMGEKLVNRLGASGLQIVSQLMGLIMAVIGTQMFIEGVAAAMKRI, from the coding sequence ATGACTGAGTTCTATCAGAATGCAATTACGGTTTTCATGGGATTCTTTGCCATTATGAACCCGTTAGCGAATACCGCAGTCTTTCTTGGTCTGGCAGGGAATCGTCCCTCAGCAGAGCGAGCCAAAATCGCCGTCAAAGCACTGTTGGTGGCCTTCGTTATCGTCGCTCTGTTTTGTGTTATAGGGAAAGCATTATTCGAGTTGTTTGGGATCACGTTACCGGCATTGAAGATAGCGGGGGGCATCCTGGTCTTTATGATCGGTTACCAGATGCTGCACGGTAAAAAGTCCAAGATGCATCATCCGGCTCCCAATGCAGGTGCGGAAGCAGACTATAAAGAAGAGGGGGAGGAAGGTGAGGGGGAGGAAGACGAAGACATCGCGATTTCTCCTTTAGCGTTGCCGATTCTCGCGGGGCCGGGCACCTTGGCGACGGCCATGAATTTTTCAGCCGGGGGAGGCTTCACCAAGATCACCGTAACGATCGTGGCCTTTGCCATCCTTTGTCTCATCACTCTGGGTTGTTTCCTCATGGGAGAGAAGCTGGTCAATCGACTCGGGGCCAGCGGACTGCAAATTGTCTCGCAACTGATGGGCTTGATCATGGCAGTCATTGGAACCCAAATGTTTATCGAAGGAGTGGCTGCTGCCATGAAAAGAATTTGA
- a CDS encoding glycoside hydrolase family protein codes for MQKRRSHSTPIIARHLQKLNLLLKFSASLLVVGGLTSFSIATAADFKLPEQNLSVSDRLLLLAIDDQSLQPSDDVQLKLNKPQVRKQPVLAPESGDVSAPDSMASHFYGSVVHHEGKYQMWYYSVSLKRESDKLKQGPVCYAESDDGIHWTKPKLGQVEIAGSKQNNALLLPEEITQCAAVILDEADPDPNRRYKMVYTALTHTWVFRPATSPDGIHWTASEDYPVDQFLEMGSLLKFGDQFVAHGQGIGKDANGNPEGRQGYASTSTNFSDWNKQYVSTFRLPEPDDIKLRGLVGDYPQVHLGIGASSFGNVAVGLYGIWHNPPIDKRRKKGWYGAGLITCDLGLVVSNDGVQFREPIKDNIYISSEESPVTPVPGIIDPTILCQANGILNVGDQTLIYHGRWRNATITGKDYYAEVALATLPRDRWGSLQLTEEATSGSILSQPITLPAGECDIQLNADEVEHITIEVADASGDLIPEFSGENSGTIDATEKHTASVNWPAGSLFQLEGKTVQLRIGLTNKASKLYAVYLNAP; via the coding sequence ATGCAGAAACGAAGATCACACTCGACTCCGATAATCGCACGTCACCTCCAGAAATTAAACCTGCTTTTAAAGTTTTCGGCATCCTTACTGGTGGTGGGTGGGCTCACCTCTTTTTCCATCGCGACTGCAGCGGACTTCAAACTTCCAGAGCAGAACCTGTCGGTTTCTGATCGTCTGTTGCTACTTGCGATTGATGATCAGTCGTTGCAACCTTCCGATGACGTTCAGTTGAAACTCAATAAACCTCAAGTGCGAAAGCAACCAGTACTCGCTCCAGAAAGCGGAGACGTCTCGGCACCAGATTCGATGGCGTCTCACTTTTATGGCTCCGTCGTTCATCACGAGGGTAAGTATCAGATGTGGTATTACTCGGTTAGTCTGAAAAGAGAGTCCGATAAATTGAAACAGGGGCCTGTCTGCTACGCCGAAAGCGATGATGGAATCCATTGGACTAAACCCAAACTGGGCCAAGTCGAAATCGCTGGCAGCAAACAGAACAACGCCCTTTTACTGCCCGAAGAAATCACTCAATGCGCTGCGGTCATTCTGGATGAAGCTGATCCCGATCCAAATCGGCGTTATAAAATGGTCTACACCGCTTTAACTCACACTTGGGTCTTTCGTCCTGCGACGAGTCCGGATGGAATTCATTGGACCGCTTCGGAAGATTATCCCGTCGATCAATTTTTGGAGATGGGAAGTCTATTGAAGTTCGGCGATCAGTTTGTGGCCCATGGACAGGGAATCGGGAAAGATGCCAATGGCAACCCGGAAGGCCGGCAAGGTTATGCCAGTACCTCTACCAACTTCAGCGATTGGAACAAACAATACGTATCCACATTTCGTTTGCCCGAACCGGACGATATTAAATTACGCGGCTTAGTAGGAGACTATCCCCAAGTGCATTTAGGCATTGGTGCCTCCAGTTTTGGCAATGTAGCTGTTGGCCTGTACGGAATCTGGCATAACCCGCCAATAGACAAACGCCGAAAAAAAGGTTGGTATGGAGCGGGCCTCATTACGTGCGACCTGGGTTTGGTGGTCAGTAATGACGGAGTTCAGTTCCGTGAACCCATCAAAGACAATATTTATATTTCCAGTGAAGAATCGCCTGTGACACCGGTTCCCGGAATCATTGACCCAACAATCCTCTGTCAGGCGAATGGTATCCTTAATGTGGGTGACCAGACTTTGATCTATCATGGTCGTTGGCGTAACGCCACCATCACTGGTAAGGATTACTACGCGGAAGTCGCCCTCGCCACCTTACCTCGCGACCGTTGGGGTAGTCTGCAACTGACTGAAGAGGCCACCTCCGGAAGCATTCTGTCTCAACCCATCACCTTGCCTGCTGGTGAATGCGACATCCAACTCAACGCGGATGAAGTCGAGCACATCACAATTGAAGTTGCGGATGCCAGCGGCGACTTAATCCCCGAGTTCAGTGGAGAGAACAGCGGTACGATCGACGCAACCGAAAAGCACACCGCCTCAGTCAATTGGCCTGCCGGATCCCTTTTTCAACTCGAAGGAAAGACGGTCCAATTACGGATCGGACTGACCAACAAAGCCTCCAAGCTCTATGCGGTTTATCTGAATGCTCCTTAA